One genomic window of Pecten maximus chromosome 3, xPecMax1.1, whole genome shotgun sequence includes the following:
- the LOC117324298 gene encoding interferon alpha-inducible protein 27-like protein 2A, giving the protein MSTRNYGEEQLYNLSDLRQAQVDTHWEPTVIDDSDSDEEETESTMTQSTNSMPLYVKIGLSVIGGAAAVVATPVVLGFSTAGIVTGSLAAMAMSVAAVANGGGVAAGSVVAVCQSVGAAGLGLTGVATVGTTAAGVTYGGVTAVEKLTKQD; this is encoded by the exons ATGAGTACCAGGAATTATGGTGAAGAACAATTGTACAATTTGTCAGATTTGCGACAAGCACAAGTGGATACACATTGGGAACCGACAGTTATCGATGATAGTGATTCGGACGAAGAGGAAACTGAATCAACTATGACACAATCTACGAATTCTATGCCTCTCTACGTGAAGATCGGATTGTCCGTTATCGGCGGTGCAGCAGCAGTTGTGGCCACACCAGTTGTATTAGGTTTTTCAACCgcagggatagtgacag GATCTTTGGCAGCGATGGCTATGTCTGTTGCCGCTGTTGCTAATGGAGGCGGTGTAGCTGCGGGGTCGGTTGTGGCAGTCTGCCAGTCTGTTGGGGCAGCGGGTCTCGGACTCACTGGAGTTGCCACCGTGGGGACAACTGCGGCTGGGGTCACTTATGGAGGGGTCACTGCGGTGGAGAAACTTACCAAACAAGACTAG
- the LOC117324299 gene encoding interferon alpha-inducible protein 27-like protein 2: MTLSSNSMPLYVKIGLSVIGGAAAVVATPVVLGAVGFSTAGIAAGSLAAKAMSVAAVANGGSVAAGSVVAVCQSVGAAGIGLTGAATVGTTVAGVAYGGVTVAEKLTK; this comes from the exons ATGACACTATCTTCGAATTCTATGCCTCTCTACGTGAAGATCGGATTGTCCGTTATCGGCGGTGCAGCAGCGGTTGTGGCCACACCAGTTGTATTAGGCGCCGTGGGTTTTTCGACCGCAGGGATAGCGGCAG GATCTTTGGCAGCGAAGGCTATGTCTGTTGCCGCTGTTGCTAATGGAGGCAGCGTAGCTGCGGGATCGGTTGTGGCAGTCTGCCAGTCGGTTGGGGCAGCGGGTATCGGACTCACTGGAGCTGCCACCGTGGGGACAACTGTGGCCGGGGTCGCTTATGGAGGGGTCACTGTGGCGGAGAAACTTACTAAATAA